The genomic DNA CCGAGGGCGGTTgcgggaggaagaggtgtgGTCGGTAGACTCCGGCGGGCGGCTGGATGATGCTCGGAACCGGGGATTGGCTGTGTTGGAAGGCTTTCTTGGTTGCACTGCGGTTTATGTGTGTGGGCCTGGAAAAGATGATGGGTGGCCTCATGTGGCGTCGTACTGTTGTACCATATCATTTTCCTTAACAAGTTGtgaaaagggaaggaggttTGATAATGGGACGGTGGGCGAAAGGTAGAAGAGATATGTTACCATGTTGTAATGAGTTTCTTGAGTATGGGTAACAATTTAGACCAGATTTGAAGGCTGGTGCAGTTTTGTGTGTTTGGGCTGTGTCCTGGTCCCTGGTGCTCATGGGACTGTTGCATCTTCGGAACCAAGCTGAGTTCAGGCAGCAAATGACCCTCGAATTCCCAGGTTCAAATCCCGTCTTTCCCAGGACAAGAAAATTTGTCTTTCTCCTCGGACTATTCAACCTTCCAAGAATCAAGGCATCTGCGGATGTGTCCAATATGTATGTGCCTGTGTGTGCGGTCCTGTGGACGACTTGCCCAAAGTCATAGTGGGACTCAACCAAACAAATCCCAGCATTCCACTTACACAATGCGCCCGTCTGTTGTACAAGCGGCAGACAGTAGCTCGCTTGGATTTTAAACGCTGGCCAACTCTGCGGCCTGGTCTTCCATCCCGAGTGAGGTTGCGTTTTCCCGGCTTTCATGTCCCGTGGGCGCGTGGAACGGGCGGACTCAAGGTCGAGGAAGGTGGCCCATTACCTTGAGTTCGGTAGAGATGTCAGTGTGGAAGGTGTAAACGGTTGGCCATCGGGTTGCAGGAGAGCCAAGCTTCTCTCCCGCGGCTAGGGACTTGTGGGGAGGTCATCACCAATTGAATGCTCTTGGAATTATTCCCCATCGGAAGATTCCGCTGGTTGGATTTTGTGGTCCTCTGCAGGTTGTTGAAacgaaacaaaagaaacatgCAGAGCAACTGCATCGTGAGTTGTTCGGATTTTCCTATCTCACGCTGGAATGAATCCCTCAAGGAGGCATGATTGGCATCCAGAAATCTAAAAGAACGCTGGATACTGAAGCTTCCGTGAGCACTCCTTCCAtcgacgaggaaggagacTGTTGGCAGCGCAAAAATAGGCGCGGACGCGCAGAAAGAGATCTGGTGAAGCAGATTTGCCCAGAAATTTACCCGCGATTTTGGTCGTtaaaggagggggaaggtAATCTGGATAGGCGACCTTCCGTATGCAACATTGACGGCGAGGGAAGAAGGCTGTTGGACAGCAGGGTCGACCGAAGAGAGCCAAATCAATGAAAGGGTGCACCGGCGGCTAAAAGTTTGGTGTTAACAGGGGAAGGCACGGAAGATATTTTGGGTAAAAATAGCTGTGCCGGCGGTGTAAGCCAGCCAATGAGGTGAGTAAGAATGAGGGCTAATAAAAGTGATTGGCATGCAATAGCGGGCAAATTTCCCCAATATTGccttttggggggtggaagatCATTAGGTGTACGCCTCACACCCTTCTAAGAATTTCGAGATTTGTCCCAAGGTTTGGGAGATCATCGTTGAAGTTGTTAGAGTTGTCGCTGGTCTTGTGGGTAAAGGGAATTAGTGGATAGTAGATTCCGATGAGCCGGATGATCAACGATGGAATGCCCAAGAAAGGGACTGTCTCCATGTTGTTAaacggtggtgggatgaggtCTGCCATGGACATCAACTCACACGCTCCACACACCCCCCATTGCCAAGGGTGTTTGAATAAACTCTGGTGGAAGCGCACGGTCCCAGCGCTTGCAAGACGGGCGACCAGGGTCTGACAGACAGGGGttatccaacccctccaatGTCGATGTCGATCTCCATCAACCATTCAGAAGACAGCATCCCACCTCTGAGCATgtcttgtcgtcgtcgtaaCTGGGTCTTCGGCGGCTGCTCATCGGGACCAGCGACTACGTGCGTCTTCGGCCACGGCACCGGGGGGCACAGGTCTGTCTCTTCCCGCCTCCCGCCTTGCCAAATGTGGGAAGGACGGGTGCTACCCTCCAGCATATCGAGGCGGTTGGCCGGCCTTGGTGCGCGCCTGTTGTTTCTCGTGGCTTTTGTATATAGCCCATCTTGTTTCCCCAAAGATGGCGTTCGTGATCTGCTCTACACCACATCCCCTTGCATGAAACATCTGGTCTAGTTCAGACCTAGTTTTCCTTTTTCAGTATTCCATATCTTTCTTTGGTCTCTCTGCTTGGGTTTCTCTTTTGGgtttcctttctttcttgtgATACCCATCGACGACCAGACTCGGCTTATTCAATAGTCGATCTACCTTACCATACAACTCTACCAACCGAGCTCACCTTCtactcccaccaccagcacacaAACCACCATGCGCTGCCAACTCCTCCTAGTCCCTGCGCTCAGCGCTTCTACCTGGGCAGCTCCCGCTTTCCCCAAATTCACCGCCGCTCTTGCTCCCAATGTCCAGGCCATCTCAGATTACTTCAACATCCTGGCGACCAAGGTCCAAGAAAACCGGGCAGCAGGGTCGGCACCTATCTGCGACCTTTCAAAGCTTTCTCTTCCAATCGGTAAGAGCATCACGCACTCGGCAGTTCTGTGAGGCATACTAACCCAACAACAGAGGCTGAACCCCTTGGTCAACCAACACCTGGTCTCTACCTCAAGCATGTCGCGATTGGCCGCGGAACACAAAACTACACATGCGATCTCAGCAACTCCACTGCCGTGCCACAAGCATTCGGCGCCCTTGCCACCCTTTACAACGCCTCATGTGTCACATCAGCCTTTCCTGACGTGAGCGCCATGCTTACCCGCGCGTCACTGCACTTTGATGTTGCCGACAATGACGCTCTTCAAAGACTCGCCCCCGCGGATCTCCCCGTAAGCGGCATCCACTACTTTACCGACGGCACCACCCCTTTCTTCGGCCTTGATACCCCCCAATGGCACCTGGGCGAGGGCACCTTCGGCAAGAACGCCAGCACTGCCGCGCCGCTGACTGccgccaagggcaagaagggaGAGGCTGCTGTTCCATGGCTCAGACTGGCAGCCAAGGGTACCAACACTGGTGGTCTTCAAGAGGTCTATCGTCTTGAGACTGTCGGTGGCAGCGCTCCTGCAACTTGCAAGGGGATGCCAGCGTCGTTTGAGATTCAATATTCCACACAGTGGGTAGCCCTCAAGGTTCTCAAGAAACACTAAATCAGTAAAACTAACTTTGAAATAGATACTGGTTCTACGCCTCTTGATAAACAGAAGCCAACCAGAGGGAATGATATGATGAAGATTGTACTTATACCGGAGGACCTTTTGTTCCATTGCACataccttttctttttgttttttttcttcttcattttTGGGCGTTCACGGCGCCCGGTTGGCCAATATTTTTGGGGCCTTTGGGGATCTTCAAGGCATATTATCGCTCGTTCTGGCCTTACataaaggggaaagggaagggagtTGCTTGCCAGGAGCAAACTAAATTACAGAAGCTTGGTTGGAGGATATAACAGCTACTTATTTGCTTGACAAGGGCAGTAAGGAGACAGGAATACTAGTAAATAGTTTAATACCCCCACTGGCTGAAAGCCGTTCACATCATCGGCTATGCTTCTTTGTCGCTGACTGTGACATTCATGCTGTGTGGTTCTGAGAATGATAGATGTACTGGTACAAATCATCCTCGAAGAATATTGACAAGCATGGACAATAGCTAACCAGCCGGAGGACTACATTGCCGTGATACCGTGAAACGGCACACTACCTTTCTGCTTTTTGTTGGAGATGTGGTGCCGACATTGTGAATGAAATCGCTTAGTTTGTGATGACTGAAGGAGGTGATATTCGCTAAGGCTAAGGGTTATATCATAACCTGGTTTAGCTCACGGAAGGCGGACAGACAGACGCGTGCATAATGCACTGTCGATCAGGGAACAAGGTGTTCCTGGTCGGTTGACTGGCGGGGGGTGTATATGAGATGGAGATATGGGTTTCAAGAGGAGCGAATGGatatgggttgggggtgtgaAGTTGGTGCGAGTGTGAGTGAGAAGAGTCAGGTACGTGATGACTAGGTGTGTATGAGCTGGTGGCGAATGAGAGGTTGATTCAGACGCTATGAGTGATCAAGTAGGTGATTGATTTACTAGAGACTTTGAACGCCAAACAAGAAAGAGACATATCAAAACGTGCCAACTATTTATCTGATGGAGCCAGCCTAAGAAATATTGACCCTATACAATTTTGAAAGAAATTTGATTGATTACCGGTGGTGTAATGAGGTTGAAAGAAGCACGACCCAAGTCACGTGAGTGTTCCTGTAAGCTGAGCCTGCAAACCCTTTCTGCTCCAGATGCCTGACGCTCATTGGCCAGTCTGGAAAAACTGGGCTTTTGACCCTGAGACCTACAACAGACCAACATGGTGCCTGCCTATTGCTTTGATGAAGgctaccaaaaaaaaaaagggacgATGGAGGCTTATCGACGATAAGCAGGAAAGATAGCCCCAAGGACTGATCATCTGGTTTGTTATTCAATCAGGTCGCTCCTGCCTATGAACTGTGAATcaggtttttcttttctagAATGATAAGACGGCAAACAAACCCTCTGCTTGCCAACCTTCTCGACCGAGTATCTCAACCACAGCAACTCTTTTCGCCAATCCGAGTTTTTGATAACAGTAACAGACTGCTATCATTGCATTCTTTTCAAGAACTCCGACTTAACTCAAAGCCATATTTCATTGGCAATTTCCATCAGAGTCGAGGTTTGAGCAAATCGGCTCGAGAAAGGCCCGATCACAAATCGACTTCTCAGAAAGGTTCACTACCTGGCAAAGGGGAATCGCTGTtgtcttcaccacccacatCACAACTATTAACAAGACCACTGTCTTTGTTGTCATCACAGAATTGTAAGTCACACCACGCCAGCACTCACTTCATTCATTGCTGACCGGATCAGGGTACACCGAACCACCAGCTCCGGCTACAGAGAGCAATCACCCAACTGTTGACACCTCCAAATCTGGAGCAGCTACTATGGATCAAAATCCAGGCTATCAAGGGTTCAGCGAAGGTTGGTCCAATGGCCTGGACCCATCTGCACCTTCCTTCGACCTCAACTCTGCCGAAGGTCAGGCTTATCAACAGCCACCAGCCCAGTCTGATTCCGTTCCCAGATATCGCCACCCCAACGCTCAGCCCAGTCCTGATTCTAGCCCCATAAATAGCCAGCGCTCTcacaacaaaaagaagaacaagcgTAACCGCAAAGGCCAAAGCGAAGGTGGCGGCACCGGAGGCGAGTACCTCACCCCCCGTCAAAGACGAAAAGCTGCCCGAGAAGCAGACCCAAACCAGCCCCcagtcggcggcggtggtggtcccaaccaactcccaaacagcaaccttccccccaaaccccctcccggCCTCTCCCGAGACATGGACAGAGCTCCCCTACCGGCGCAATCAACCCTTCCCGACCTCCTACCTTTTGCCCCATCCGCAGAGTCAGGCGGTGTTCCCGTTCCTACGGAAGCCTACCTCGCCCGCGCCAACATACCCcctgccccttccccctctccgcaCTCATTActcctcgtcatcgaccTCAACGGCACCCTCCTTCATCGGCCCCACTCTAGGAGATCAGACCACTACATTCGCCGTCCTCATGCGGAGAAATTCGTGACGTACTGTATCGACACATTTTCCGTCGTCATCTGGTCTTCTGCCCGACCAGAAAACGTGGAAAAGATGTGCAGGGATTTACTGACGGACGACCAAAAGCAGAGGGTTCTGGCCATGTGGGGAAGGGATAAATTCGGGTTGACGGCTAAGGACTATAACAGAAAGGTACAGGTGTATAAGCGGCTGGAGACGGTGTGGGGGGATCAGCATATCAACCCCTCTGGAATGTGGCACCAGGGGAACACGGTGCTGATTGATGATTCGAAGGAAAAGGCGAGGAGCGAGCCGCACAATGCGGTGACGTTGCCGGAGTTTACGGGGAATaaggaggggagatgggaggggCAGGTGTTGCCGGCTGTGCATAATTACTTGAacgagctggccaagacgGAGGATGTGAGCAGGCTTATGAGGGTTCATCCGTTTAGGATGTCTATGAattgggaggagaagcctATGAATGGGGAGGACGAATTTTAGGAGATGGGGGCTTGGGTGGatgtgggggaaggggtttggaggggggtgtatAGGTGGAACGGGAGACCTGGGAAGAGGACCACGGGGCAGAAAGAGCAGAGCTACATGAAGGTGGTGAAGTGGAGCAAGAGGCTGGACAAGGCCACGCCGTAGGGGAGGTACGTGACGGTCTGCATACCGGAGGTGAGgaaccatcatcaactgccTTGCAAGGTCCTCAATGGGGATGGTACATCTCggaaggttgaggagggggaagttggCGAGTTGGATGAGCTTGTGCCGAGCCTGTTCCTCATCTTGCCGCGGCGGAGAAGACAGAAGCCGTTTAATCACTGTATGAATAACGAGAACGTGACGGTGCTGTAGACAGCGGGTaggggaagagagggaaatAGAGATAAACATAGCGGTTGTAGTGTAAATCAACAAGCGTATATTCATACGGCATGCCCTGGAGAAAGATAACTGGTGCTGCGAGTCTGTAAAACTTGTAGTTGTGGTTAACTTGCAGAAGAACGTAGTCCTCGAAAAATAGTTGATAGGCCTCAAAGATAGCCGGGATGCATGACTTGCTTTTGCAGTGCCAGTTATGTTATCTGCAGCGTGATATAGGTAGAGGAATAGAGAAAGATCATGATAAAAGCGGTAGTGTGATAAGCAAGTGTTTaaaaggagagggggaatgGTTGGAGGGAGTGTATTACCTAAATTGTATATTCATTACAACCATACCAAGAATGCTTCCAACATCTCTATCAAATCCCTGTCATGCTAAAAAGCATCGCAGGCACTGCCGAGTCACCACGGTATCTCAATATTTCTGaatgtttttgtttttgtttttcttgaCTAATTTTGCTACTTTACACGACAAAACAAACTGGAATCAAAGAACTTTATTCTGGACCGAGTAGCAAGTGTCTAGCTTAGTCGACGCTCATCAGCGACCTGACTATTGGCGATATCAAATCACACATGAACCAAATGGGCTCAGAACCCGTCCCGTAATTCCCCGTCCAACCCATTCATCAGTCATGTCCCATAGTCTAGCACACCACCTCTGCCGGCCCGAAATGCGCTTGAAATTTTTGGTTGTTTATTTGAAGACCTTGCCAGAGGCGTGGGGGTACTCCTTGCCGTTCTCGACAATGGGCTTCTCCCAGGTCCACTGAGCATCCACGTACTCGCGGTCCTCGGGCTTGGAGGGGTCGAGCTTGGTGAACTCGTAGCTCTCATAATCGGGAGCGACGTCAAAGACGGGAACGTAGTCGTCACCACGGATGACGAAAGCACCCTCGATGATGGAgtcgttgttggtgccgTAGACGGAGGCGCAGCCGAAGAGGTACTTGCGGGAAGCCTCGAGGCGGGTGTTAAGGCCAccgatgaggttgttggacaTGAAAGTCAGGGTAAGCTCATCGTTGTACTTGTAACGGCACTTCCAGATGGAGTACTCATTGAAGGGAACGTTCTCCCAGAACCACTTGAGGGCCTCGGGGGTGTCAACGTTGGAGTACTGACGCTTCCACTCATCAAGAGGGAAGGTGGCCTTGGGAAGGGCCTCAAGGGGgtgcttgggcttgggggcctCAGCGGGCTCCtcggcagcaggagcagcggGCTTGGGGGCAGCCTTGGGGGCAGCGGGCTTGGgagcctcggccttcttgggAGCGACGTTGGTCAACTTGGGGGCATCAAGAAGAGCGAACTCGGGGGCAACAGCCGAGTAGATGGGCTGGTTGTAGACAGTAGAGTACCAACGGGTGACGTTGGGGTACTTTTGCTGGAACTCCTTGCCGAAGAAGTACTCGAAGCCGCGGGCGATCAAGCCAGTGGCGAAGAGATCGGCGAGGGTGATGCGCTCACCGACAAGGTAagtgttgttggcgaggtgAGCATCGACAACGGCGATGACGGCGAGAgtctccttctcagcctcgtcaaCAGCCTTCTTGTTGTAGATGGTCTTgccgaggagagggcggaaCCAGTTGCCGAGCTTGGGGAGGACCtcgctgttgaagaaggacatCCACTTGAGGATGGAAGCATAGCTGCAAACATGACATGTTAGCAATCTGGTTTGCGGTGTATTCCGAGTCTGGGTTTTGACTTACTCCTGCTTGGTCTTGCCGAGGAGAGTGGTCTTCTCGTTCTGGGAGGCGACTGTATCATCTGTTAGCTACAGGTATCCAGACCCATATTGCGAAAGCAGACAAAGAAgtgaaaaaagaaagcaatCAGAAGTTAGAAACCAGTTCAACACGGTTATTCAGATAGGGATAACTGTTAAAGAATGTCTAGGTCATCAGGTTGTAGAGGGCAGGGGAGGCTACACCGGACAGGATGTCGCCAAAGGGAGCTGGGAATAGAAAGCGGGGCAATATCGCCATCGAAGCCTGAATAACACGTACCATAGATGGCGATGGCAATGCACTCGGTGAGAGTGAAGCCGTCAGCGCCAACGAAGGCGGGGACCTTCTTGAGGGGGTTGGCCTTGGTGAACTCCTCGGTAGGCTGGGCGAGGTCAGTCTCAACCTCCTGGAGGTCGAGGCCGTTGGCCTTCGCGACGGCGCGGATGGCCGTGGAGCGGGGGTTGCCCTGAGTCACCCCATCATGTTAGTTATTGAGCAGCCTTCACAGAAAAGGACATCTCTAGCGGGAGATGGGCTCACCGGGTATGTGAAGAGCTTTCCGAATGCCATCTTTGCTGCGGTGCTAGCTGTCTGGCTGGATGTGAAGGTTCGGAGAGGGGAattgggttggaggggagtCAAGGCGACAATGTGCGAAGGGTAATAAAATTTATCTGGCGGGGTAGATTGTTCTGGTGGGGTGTGTCCCTGCTGCTTTGCTAAGCCATTTCTGGCAGGCAGTGAATACATGCGGGCGTGTGTGCGGGACACTGGGTGCTCAGGCCACGCTGCCCAACCCGCGAGGCTGAGAGGTCGATGCCCGCCGCTTTGTGACGGGCATGTAAAGAGGTGGCCCGAGCTCCCGGCTCAATCACCAACGACTGGAAAAATTCCTGCGGTTGTTCCGTGGCGAGCTCCCGGCAGGCCGACACCCTCCGATGAGAGATAGCACCACGCGATAATGGCCTCaataccaacaacaagacgagggctcgccgccgccatgcGGGGAGCCGTGAGACCTCGGTCTCTCGAGCAACAATTTCAAGCACTGCGACTAAATGCCAAGGGTTCTAGGTGCCTGTCCACCCAGTCCTTCCAGGCCGCTCCCGAGATCGATTCCGTGAAGCTCGAGGGCACGATTCGAGC from Podospora pseudoanserina strain CBS 124.78 chromosome 2, whole genome shotgun sequence includes the following:
- a CDS encoding hypothetical protein (EggNog:ENOG503P21A; COG:S) encodes the protein MRCQLLLVPALSASTWAAPAFPKFTAALAPNVQAISDYFNILATKVQENRAAGSAPICDLSKLSLPIEAEPLGQPTPGLYLKHVAIGRGTQNYTCDLSNSTAVPQAFGALATLYNASCVTSAFPDVSAMLTRASLHFDVADNDALQRLAPADLPVSGIHYFTDGTTPFFGLDTPQWHLGEGTFGKNASTAAPLTAAKGKKGEAAVPWLRLAAKGTNTGGLQEVYRLETVGGSAPATCKGMPASFEIQYSTQYWFYAS
- a CDS encoding hypothetical protein (COG:K; EggNog:ENOG503P1XP) — encoded protein: MIRRQTNPLLANLLDRVSQPQQLFSPIRVFDNSNRLLSLHSFQELRLNSKPYFIGNFHQSRGLSKSARERPDHKSTSQKGSLPGKGESLLSSPPTSQLLTRPLSLLSSQNWYTEPPAPATESNHPTVDTSKSGAATMDQNPGYQGFSEGWSNGLDPSAPSFDLNSAEGQAYQQPPAQSDSVPRYRHPNAQPSPDSSPINSQRSHNKKKNKRNRKGQSEGGGTGGEYLTPRQRRKAAREADPNQPPVGGGGGPNQLPNSNLPPKPPPGLSRDMDRAPLPAQSTLPDLLPFAPSAESGGVPVPTEAYLARANIPPAPSPSPHSLLLVIDLNGTLLHRPHSRRSDHYIRRPHAEKFVTYCIDTFSVVIWSSARPENVEKMCRDLLTDDQKQRVLAMWGRDKFGLTAKDYNRKVQVYKRLETVWGDQHINPSGMWHQGNTVLIDDSKEKARSEPHNAVTLPEFTGNKEGRWEGQVLPAVHNYLNELAKTEDVSRLMRVHPFRMSMNWEEKPMNGEDEF
- the TEF4_2 gene encoding elongation factor EF-1 gamma subunit (COG:J; EggNog:ENOG503NUBV) translates to MYSLPARNGLAKQQGHTPPEQSTPPDKFYYPSHIVALTPLQPNSPLRTFTSSQTASTAAKMAFGKLFTYPGNPRSTAIRAVAKANGLDLQEVETDLAQPTEEFTKANPLKKVPAFVGADGFTLTECIAIAIYVASQNEKTTLLGKTKQDYASILKWMSFFNSEVLPKLGNWFRPLLGKTIYNKKAVDEAEKETLAVIAVVDAHLANNTYLVGERITLADLFATGLIARGFEYFFGKEFQQKYPNVTRWYSTVYNQPIYSAVAPEFALLDAPKLTNVAPKKAEAPKPAAPKAAPKPAAPAAEEPAEAPKPKHPLEALPKATFPLDEWKRQYSNVDTPEALKWFWENVPFNEYSIWKCRYKYNDELTLTFMSNNLIGGLNTRLEASRKYLFGCASVYGTNNDSIIEGAFVIRGDDYVPVFDVAPDYESYEFTKLDPSKPEDREYVDAQWTWEKPIVENGKEYPHASGKVFK